The Neisseria sicca genome includes a window with the following:
- the nadE gene encoding NAD(+) synthase, whose amino-acid sequence MQTQAVIRHIADWLKNYAAAAHAKGFVVGVSGGIDSAVVSAIAARTGLKVLLLEMPIRQKADQVSRAQEHIRRLEQAFSNVSGMRVDLTPTFDTFAAGVEVDETEFPAKQLALANARSRLRMLTLYYYGQLNGLLVTGTGNKIEDFGVGFFTKYGDGGVDINPIADLTKTQIYQIAAELDIAESIQKAVPTDGLWDTERTDEEQMGASYPELEWAMGVYGTHRPEEFEGRQREVLEIYTRLHKAMQHKVNPIPVCKIPEEMLK is encoded by the coding sequence ATGCAGACCCAAGCCGTTATCCGCCATATTGCCGACTGGCTGAAAAACTATGCCGCCGCCGCACACGCCAAAGGGTTTGTCGTCGGTGTTTCCGGCGGTATCGATTCCGCAGTCGTTTCCGCCATCGCGGCACGGACGGGGTTGAAAGTCCTTCTACTTGAAATGCCCATCCGCCAAAAAGCCGACCAAGTCAGCCGCGCGCAGGAACACATCCGCCGGTTGGAACAGGCGTTTTCCAACGTCAGCGGGATGCGTGTGGATTTGACGCCGACTTTCGATACCTTTGCCGCCGGTGTCGAGGTCGATGAAACCGAGTTCCCCGCCAAACAGCTCGCGCTTGCCAACGCCCGCAGCCGCCTGCGGATGCTGACGCTTTATTATTATGGGCAGCTAAACGGTTTGCTGGTTACCGGCACGGGCAACAAAATCGAAGATTTCGGCGTAGGCTTTTTCACCAAATACGGCGACGGCGGCGTGGACATCAACCCGATTGCCGATTTGACCAAAACTCAGATTTATCAAATTGCCGCCGAACTGGACATCGCTGAGTCCATCCAAAAAGCCGTGCCGACCGACGGACTTTGGGATACCGAGCGCACGGACGAAGAACAGATGGGCGCAAGCTATCCCGAACTGGAATGGGCGATGGGCGTTTACGGTACGCACCGCCCCGAAGAATTTGAAGGCAGGCAGCGCGAAGTCTTGGAAATTTACACCCGCCTGCACAAAGCCATGCAACACAAAGTCAATCCGATTCCCGTCTGCAAAATTCCCGAAGAGATGCTGAAATAA
- the ruvB gene encoding Holliday junction branch migration DNA helicase RuvB: MLQTDNLTAAQPQRIITAQSISPQEELLERALRPKTLDDYIGQDKAKEQLAIFIQAAKKRGEALDHTLLFGPPGLGKTTLAHIIAKELGVNLRQTSGPVLERAGDLAALLTNLEPHDVLFIDEIHRLSPVVEEILYPALEDYQLDIMIGEGPAARSVKIDLPPFTLVGATTRAGMLTNPLRDRFGIVARLEFYQNQDLATIVSRSAQLLQLDMGEEGAMEVAKRSRGTPRIANRLLRRVRDFADVKNNGVIDAAVADAALSMLDVDARGLDVMDRKFLEAILHKFSGGPVGLDNVAAAIGESTDTIEDVIEPYLIQQGFLQRTPRGRMATERAYLHFGLKMEK, from the coding sequence ATGCTGCAAACCGACAACCTGACCGCCGCCCAGCCCCAGCGCATCATCACCGCACAAAGCATCTCCCCACAGGAAGAGCTGCTCGAGCGCGCCCTGCGCCCTAAAACGCTGGACGACTATATCGGACAAGACAAAGCCAAAGAACAGCTCGCCATCTTCATCCAAGCCGCCAAAAAACGCGGCGAAGCCCTAGACCACACTCTGCTCTTCGGCCCGCCCGGACTGGGCAAAACCACATTGGCGCACATCATCGCCAAAGAGCTGGGCGTCAACCTGCGCCAAACCAGCGGCCCCGTCCTCGAACGCGCCGGCGACCTTGCTGCCCTTCTGACCAATCTTGAGCCGCACGACGTATTGTTCATCGACGAAATTCACCGCCTCAGCCCTGTCGTCGAAGAAATCCTCTACCCCGCGCTCGAAGACTACCAGCTCGACATCATGATAGGCGAAGGCCCTGCCGCCCGTTCCGTCAAAATCGACCTGCCGCCCTTCACGCTCGTCGGCGCAACCACCCGCGCAGGTATGCTGACCAACCCGCTGCGCGACCGCTTCGGTATCGTTGCCCGTTTGGAGTTTTATCAAAATCAGGATCTTGCCACGATTGTTAGCCGTTCCGCCCAATTACTGCAACTCGACATGGGTGAAGAAGGCGCGATGGAAGTCGCCAAACGCAGCCGAGGCACACCCCGCATCGCCAACCGCCTGCTGCGCCGCGTTCGCGATTTTGCCGATGTGAAGAACAACGGCGTCATTGATGCCGCCGTCGCCGATGCCGCTTTAAGCATGCTGGATGTCGACGCGCGAGGTTTGGACGTCATGGACAGAAAATTCCTCGAAGCCATCCTGCACAAATTCAGCGGCGGCCCCGTCGGTCTTGACAACGTTGCCGCCGCCATCGGTGAATCCACGGACACCATCGAAGACGTTATCGAACCCTACCTTATCCAACAAGGTTTCCTGCAACGCACCCCGCGCGGCAGAATGGCGACCGAACGCGCCTACCTGCACTTCGGCTTGAAAATGGAAAAATAA
- a CDS encoding multifunctional CCA addition/repair protein, which produces MKTYLVGGAVRDYLLGLPVKDRDWVVVGADAQTMLAQGFQPVGKDFPVFLHPETHEEYALARTERKTAKGYAGFSFHADKDVTLEQDLMRRDLTINAMAQNSDDLIIDPFGGQQDLAAGILRHVSPAFAEDPVRILRTARFAARYGFEIAEETMKLMRQMVENGEADALVAERVWQELAKGLMEKNPRRMIEVLRQCGALKVLLPEVDALFGVPQRADYHPEIDSGIHTLMTLQRAADMGLSLPERYAALLHDLGKAKTPPDILPKHHGHDLAGVEPVREVNQKLRVPRHCAELAELVCRWHIMFHQVGQLKSKTILKVLQKTDAFRRPERFAAALNVSIADKQGRLNRENAPYPQRAHWLALLEAANQVDSGKIAAECRAQEKAHLIAEEIDRARLAEITPLQKAYQTEK; this is translated from the coding sequence ATCAAAACCTACCTCGTCGGTGGCGCCGTCCGCGATTATCTTTTAGGTTTGCCCGTCAAAGACCGCGACTGGGTGGTCGTCGGCGCTGACGCACAAACCATGCTGGCACAGGGCTTCCAGCCGGTCGGCAAAGATTTTCCCGTGTTCCTCCATCCCGAAACCCACGAAGAATACGCCCTCGCCCGTACCGAGCGCAAAACCGCCAAGGGCTACGCCGGTTTCAGTTTCCACGCCGACAAAGACGTTACGCTGGAGCAGGATTTGATGCGCCGCGACCTGACCATCAACGCAATGGCGCAGAATTCAGACGACCTCATCATCGACCCTTTCGGCGGACAACAGGATTTGGCGGCAGGTATTTTGCGCCATGTTTCGCCCGCTTTTGCCGAAGACCCCGTCCGCATCCTGCGTACCGCCCGCTTTGCCGCGCGCTACGGGTTTGAAATCGCCGAAGAAACCATGAAGCTGATGCGGCAGATGGTGGAAAACGGCGAAGCGGATGCTTTGGTTGCCGAACGCGTCTGGCAGGAGTTGGCGAAAGGTTTGATGGAAAAAAATCCCAGAAGGATGATTGAAGTATTGCGCCAATGCGGTGCGCTCAAAGTCTTGCTGCCCGAAGTCGATGCCCTCTTCGGTGTGCCGCAACGCGCCGACTATCATCCCGAAATCGACAGCGGCATCCATACCCTGATGACGCTGCAACGCGCCGCCGATATGGGGCTGAGCCTGCCCGAACGCTACGCCGCTCTGCTGCACGATTTGGGCAAAGCCAAAACCCCGCCCGACATCCTGCCCAAACACCACGGACACGACCTCGCCGGCGTCGAACCCGTGCGTGAAGTCAATCAGAAGCTGCGCGTGCCGAGACACTGCGCCGAGCTTGCTGAACTTGTCTGCCGCTGGCACATCATGTTCCACCAAGTCGGGCAGCTCAAAAGCAAAACCATTCTGAAGGTTTTGCAAAAAACCGACGCTTTCAGACGACCCGAACGCTTCGCCGCCGCCCTGAACGTCAGCATTGCCGACAAACAAGGTCGTCTGAACCGCGAAAACGCCCCCTACCCGCAACGCGCGCACTGGCTCGCCCTGCTCGAAGCCGCCAACCAAGTGGATTCAGGCAAAATCGCCGCCGAATGCCGCGCGCAGGAAAAAGCCCACCTTATCGCCGAAGAAATCGACCGGGCGCGGTTGGCAGAAATTACTCCTTTGCAAAAAGCGTATCAGACAGAAAAATAG
- a CDS encoding heavy metal translocating P-type ATPase, with the protein MNQTERTCFHCGLEVPEHLHLTVRYENEDHETCCAGCQAVAQSIIDAGLGNYYKQRTADAEKSELPPPEVLSQLKLYDLPEVQADFVEVGEGDEREAVLMLGGITCAACVWLIEQQLLRTAGVVRVDLNYSTHRCRVVWDEGKIALSDILLKIRKTGYTAAPYDAQKVEAQAQKERKQFIVRLAVAGLGMMQTMMFAVPTYLYGGDIEPLFLEILHWGGFLMVLPVVFYSALPFYRGAWRDWKNRRVGMDTPIAIAVVMTFVAGIYSLAVNAGQGMYFESIAMLLFFLLGGRFMEQIARRRAGDAAERLVKLVPAFCHRLPSYPDSEEIEEAAVVQLQAGDVIVVKPGEVIPVDGTVLSGESEVDEAMLTGESLPVVKRSSENVTAGTLNTGSPLVIRTDRTGNNTRLSHIVKLLDRALAQKPRAAELAEKYASSFVFGELLLAIPVFIGWAWYADAQTALWITVALLVITCPCALSLATPTALAASTGALADDGVLISGKQSLETLAQIDDVVFDKTGTLTKGQLSVSRIIPLGRLKTEEALAAAQALEYQSEHPIARAILNHTLSDDPAPAPEYTVSQRVNRIGQGVSAQMTYKGETQVWALGRADFVAGIAGVLPDEAANIEHAGSMVFLGNQSSFQAVFLLEDQIKNSAAAMLNILKQQGIRTHLLSGDRTNAVAQVAQALGLDTYRAEASPEDKLTYVEDLQKQGRKVLMVGDGINDAPVLAQADVSAAVAAGADVARDGADLVLLNDDLNILPATIAQARRTREIIRQNLAWASAYNIIAVPLAVLGYVKPWIAALGMSISSLFVVGNALRLLKKRK; encoded by the coding sequence ATGAATCAAACGGAAAGAACCTGTTTCCATTGCGGTCTGGAAGTCCCCGAACACCTCCATTTGACCGTCCGCTACGAAAATGAAGACCATGAAACCTGCTGCGCGGGTTGTCAGGCGGTGGCGCAGAGCATTATTGATGCAGGTTTGGGCAATTATTACAAACAGCGTACCGCCGACGCGGAAAAATCCGAATTGCCACCGCCGGAAGTGTTGTCGCAACTGAAATTGTACGATTTGCCCGAAGTGCAGGCGGATTTTGTCGAGGTCGGGGAAGGGGATGAACGCGAGGCGGTGTTGATGCTGGGCGGCATTACCTGCGCGGCGTGCGTATGGCTGATTGAGCAGCAGCTTTTACGGACGGCGGGCGTGGTGCGCGTGGATTTGAATTACAGTACGCACCGCTGCCGCGTGGTGTGGGACGAGGGCAAAATCGCGCTGTCGGATATTCTTTTGAAAATCCGTAAAACGGGTTATACCGCCGCGCCTTATGATGCGCAAAAAGTCGAGGCGCAGGCGCAGAAAGAGCGCAAACAGTTTATCGTCAGGCTGGCGGTGGCGGGTTTGGGCATGATGCAGACGATGATGTTTGCCGTGCCGACGTATCTTTACGGCGGCGACATTGAGCCGCTGTTTTTGGAAATCCTGCACTGGGGCGGCTTTTTGATGGTGCTGCCCGTCGTGTTTTACAGCGCGTTGCCGTTTTACCGCGGCGCGTGGCGCGATTGGAAAAACCGCCGCGTCGGCATGGATACGCCGATTGCGATTGCGGTCGTGATGACCTTTGTCGCGGGTATTTACAGTCTCGCCGTCAACGCGGGGCAGGGGATGTATTTCGAGTCCATCGCCATGCTGCTGTTTTTCCTGTTGGGCGGGCGGTTTATGGAACAAATCGCAAGGCGCAGGGCAGGAGATGCGGCGGAGCGGCTGGTGAAACTCGTTCCCGCGTTCTGCCACCGTCTTCCGTCTTATCCCGACAGCGAGGAAATCGAAGAAGCGGCGGTTGTACAGCTTCAGGCGGGCGACGTGATCGTCGTCAAGCCCGGCGAAGTTATCCCAGTGGACGGCACGGTGTTGTCCGGCGAGAGCGAAGTGGACGAAGCCATGCTGACGGGCGAAAGCCTGCCCGTCGTTAAAAGGTCGTCTGAAAACGTTACCGCAGGCACGCTCAACACGGGCAGCCCGCTTGTTATCCGAACCGACCGCACCGGCAACAACACGCGCCTGTCGCACATCGTCAAACTGCTCGACCGCGCGCTCGCCCAAAAACCGCGCGCCGCCGAGCTTGCCGAGAAATACGCCTCCAGCTTCGTGTTCGGCGAGCTGCTGCTTGCCATCCCCGTTTTCATCGGCTGGGCATGGTATGCCGACGCGCAAACCGCCTTGTGGATTACCGTCGCGCTGCTGGTCATTACCTGCCCGTGCGCACTATCGCTTGCCACGCCGACCGCGCTTGCCGCCTCCACAGGCGCGCTTGCCGACGACGGCGTGTTAATCAGCGGCAAACAAAGCCTCGAAACACTCGCCCAAATCGACGATGTCGTGTTCGATAAAACCGGTACGCTGACCAAAGGACAACTTTCCGTCAGCCGAATCATCCCCTTAGGTCGTCTAAAAACAGAAGAAGCACTCGCCGCCGCACAAGCCCTAGAATATCAATCCGAACACCCCATTGCCCGCGCCATCTTGAACCACACGCTTTCAGACGACCCCGCCCCTGCGCCCGAATACACAGTCTCCCAACGCGTCAACCGTATCGGACAAGGTGTCAGCGCGCAAATGACCTATAAAGGCGAAACCCAAGTTTGGGCATTGGGTCGCGCCGATTTCGTCGCCGGAATAGCCGGTGTGTTGCCTGACGAAGCCGCCAACATCGAACACGCAGGCAGCATGGTGTTTCTCGGCAACCAAAGCAGTTTTCAAGCCGTCTTCCTGCTCGAAGACCAAATCAAAAACAGCGCCGCCGCCATGCTCAACATCCTCAAACAACAAGGCATCCGCACGCACCTACTCAGCGGTGACCGTACAAATGCCGTCGCACAAGTTGCGCAGGCACTCGGTTTGGACACCTACCGCGCCGAAGCCTCGCCCGAAGACAAGCTCACCTATGTGGAAGACTTGCAGAAACAGGGCAGAAAAGTCTTGATGGTCGGTGACGGCATCAACGACGCCCCCGTCCTCGCCCAAGCCGACGTATCCGCCGCCGTCGCAGCAGGCGCAGATGTCGCACGCGACGGCGCCGATCTGGTCTTGCTCAACGACGATTTGAACATCCTGCCCGCCACCATCGCCCAAGCCCGCCGCACACGCGAAATCATCCGCCAAAACCTCGCCTGGGCAAGCGCATACAACATCATCGCCGTCCCGCTCGCCGTCTTAGGCTACGTCAAACCCTGGATCGCCGCATTAGGCATGAGCATCAGCTCGCTGTTTGTCGTGGGCAACGCGTTGAGATTGTTGAAGAAAAGAAAATAG
- a CDS encoding site-specific recombinase → MEKITHQNLHPLLSKSLTDTDFVLILNALIKFLRRGGKKQAEERFDLIIATLKQDEALAKNFSGRFYHWLSQVHIYPALIKLGIFSRHSFTREMGIRIYERFSPSYKDFANLREVFLYLFHSENDDRWLQTLSIRQWLSLYDLIRTSVDPTLLQNACRQLVDARLRAIEMLAIWIASEALEPDLIRIAPRLLEADSPFVALQRETAKMVEHYRNDTSPYDTAHLEVMFDQCSKQIDYLRRKGTGAGSGSSVKVAHLLERLQQTIGRLKLLTDIQTDAGNRNRLTITLMNSLIYAAVEQYSTRHLRRSSIRMLARSITENKSHHGEHYITRNRKEYFKMFYSAAGGGVIIALMALYKIHIGSLGFSPFVTSFLAGLNYGIGFMIIHMLHCTVATKQPAMTAASFAEQVDLNEGGKAVDNKLAKLLIDVCRSQSVAVFGNVSIAILLACAISFGYAHLYQQPILDAHTTAYQFKSIDIINHPTLWYAAIAGLWLFCSGIIAGFFDNRADYLNLRQRLPFNPLLRKIMRPKPRRVLAAYIHKHYGSLAGNFIFGMLLGMTGYFGHLLGLPLDIRHVAFSSANLGYAAVSGNVGFGTFMLGICSVLAIGLVNLIVSFTLALFVALRSRGTKIGSVGNLCKSFWQQIKANPLILFFPVAPVQTDKDGGKDTAKEGEDKH, encoded by the coding sequence ATGGAAAAAATTACTCACCAAAATCTACATCCTCTACTTTCCAAAAGCCTGACCGATACCGATTTCGTCCTTATTCTCAATGCCTTAATCAAATTCCTGCGGCGCGGCGGCAAAAAACAGGCGGAAGAACGTTTTGACCTGATTATCGCCACGCTCAAACAAGACGAAGCACTCGCAAAAAACTTCAGCGGTCGTTTTTACCACTGGCTTTCGCAAGTCCATATCTATCCCGCGCTGATCAAACTCGGCATCTTCTCGCGCCACAGTTTTACCCGCGAGATGGGCATACGCATATACGAACGCTTCAGCCCGTCCTATAAAGACTTCGCTAACCTGCGCGAAGTATTCCTCTATCTTTTCCATTCGGAAAACGACGACAGATGGCTGCAAACCCTCAGCATCCGCCAATGGTTGAGCTTGTACGACCTTATCCGCACCAGCGTCGATCCCACCTTACTGCAAAACGCCTGCCGCCAGTTGGTTGACGCTCGCCTGCGCGCCATCGAAATGCTCGCCATTTGGATTGCGTCCGAAGCCCTCGAGCCCGACCTTATCCGCATCGCCCCGCGCCTGCTCGAAGCCGATTCGCCCTTCGTCGCCCTCCAACGCGAAACCGCCAAAATGGTCGAACACTACCGTAACGACACCAGCCCTTACGACACCGCACACCTCGAAGTCATGTTCGACCAGTGCAGCAAGCAAATTGACTATCTGCGTCGCAAAGGAACGGGCGCAGGCTCAGGCTCGTCCGTCAAAGTCGCCCACCTGCTCGAACGGCTCCAGCAGACCATAGGTCGTCTGAAACTGCTCACCGACATCCAAACCGATGCCGGCAACCGCAACCGCCTCACCATTACCCTGATGAATTCCCTCATCTACGCCGCGGTCGAGCAATACAGCACCCGCCATCTGCGCCGCAGCAGCATCCGTATGCTCGCCCGCAGCATTACCGAAAACAAAAGCCACCACGGAGAGCATTACATCACCCGCAACCGCAAAGAATATTTCAAAATGTTCTACTCCGCGGCAGGCGGCGGCGTCATTATCGCCCTAATGGCGCTGTATAAAATCCATATCGGCTCACTCGGCTTCAGCCCCTTCGTGACTTCTTTTTTAGCAGGGCTAAACTACGGCATAGGCTTCATGATCATCCATATGCTGCACTGTACCGTCGCCACCAAACAGCCTGCCATGACCGCCGCCAGCTTCGCCGAACAAGTCGATCTCAACGAAGGCGGCAAAGCAGTGGACAACAAACTCGCCAAGCTCCTTATCGACGTATGCCGCTCCCAAAGCGTCGCCGTCTTCGGCAACGTTTCCATCGCCATCCTTTTGGCGTGCGCCATATCGTTCGGCTATGCCCATCTGTACCAACAGCCCATACTCGATGCACACACCACCGCCTACCAGTTCAAATCCATAGACATCATCAATCATCCGACCCTATGGTATGCCGCTATTGCGGGCTTGTGGCTGTTCTGTTCCGGCATCATCGCAGGCTTCTTCGACAACCGCGCCGACTATCTCAACCTGCGCCAACGCCTGCCCTTCAATCCCTTATTGCGCAAAATCATGCGCCCCAAACCCCGCCGCGTACTCGCCGCCTACATCCACAAACACTACGGCTCGCTGGCCGGCAACTTCATCTTCGGTATGCTCTTGGGCATGACCGGCTACTTCGGACACCTCCTCGGCCTGCCGCTGGACATCCGCCATGTCGCCTTCTCCTCCGCCAACCTCGGCTATGCCGCCGTCAGCGGCAATGTCGGCTTTGGTACATTTATGCTCGGCATTTGCAGCGTCCTCGCCATCGGCTTGGTCAACCTCATCGTCAGCTTCACCCTCGCCCTCTTCGTCGCCCTGCGTTCGCGCGGCACGAAAATCGGCAGCGTCGGCAATTTGTGCAAAAGTTTCTGGCAGCAGATTAAAGCCAACCCGCTGATATTGTTTTTCCCAGTGGCGCCGGTTCAGACAGATAAAGACGGCGGGAAAGATACTGCCAAAGAGGGTGAGGACAAACACTAG
- a CDS encoding BCCT family transporter, with protein MSLFHFLRNRSSFNPFVVSVTLSFVLLVIGIALLIPQQAETVLNAAKTGIFKNFSWFYILAFSAFFFFLLALSVSSFGNIKLGSNEEEPEFSFWSWLAMLFAAGMGVGLMFFGVAEPLTHYLSPITEGGSGARQQDALLHTLFHWGVHAWSVYAAMALALAYFAFRYKLPLSLRSCFYPLLKEKIDGKAGDIIDILALVATLFGIITTLGFGAAQLGAGLAQIGWISENTFSVQTIVIFAVMGLAVASAASGIGKGVKMLSEMNLTLAFVLMVFVLATGPTLHLLSAFNDNLGTYLSNLIQLSFKTYSYEQNHTEWFGGWTILYWAWWCSWAPFVGLFIARISRGRTIREFIFGVLAVPSLFCVIWFTIFGDTAIWINDHTAAGALGALTGTPEKLLFRFLEYLPLPTLTGLVSLMVIALFFITSADSGIYVLNNIASRDKSLTAPRWQAVMWGLLMSAAAIVLLRFGGLPTLQTMTLIVALPFAMLMLIMCFSLWRGLNADHKYFTTAVTPSSVYWSGDNWQDRLERMLNQTQEQDILKFLKTTALPAMRELGEELSDKYGLSVNIQTHFDREEPAVEFTIHKESLRDFMYGIKTIKREVSEQLIKDGHLPHIRHNTTYEPYTYFFDGRSGYDVQYMNRRELIADILKQYERYLNLLTNVGQELMSHQQTELAE; from the coding sequence TTGTCTTTATTTCATTTCTTACGCAACCGCTCTTCGTTCAATCCCTTCGTCGTTTCCGTTACGCTGTCCTTCGTGCTGCTGGTCATCGGCATCGCACTTTTGATTCCGCAGCAGGCTGAAACCGTCCTCAATGCCGCCAAAACGGGCATTTTCAAAAACTTCAGTTGGTTTTACATCTTGGCGTTTTCAGCCTTCTTCTTCTTCCTGCTCGCACTTTCGGTCAGCAGCTTCGGCAACATCAAGCTGGGCAGCAACGAAGAAGAGCCTGAATTTAGCTTTTGGTCTTGGCTCGCCATGCTGTTCGCGGCGGGTATGGGGGTCGGGTTGATGTTTTTCGGCGTCGCCGAACCGCTCACCCACTATCTGTCCCCAATTACCGAAGGCGGCAGCGGCGCAAGGCAGCAGGATGCGTTGCTCCACACCCTCTTCCACTGGGGCGTACATGCCTGGTCGGTTTACGCCGCCATGGCGTTGGCGCTCGCCTATTTCGCCTTCCGCTACAAACTCCCGCTTTCCCTGCGTTCCTGCTTTTATCCGCTGCTAAAAGAGAAAATCGACGGTAAGGCAGGCGACATTATCGACATACTCGCGCTGGTCGCCACCCTGTTCGGCATCATCACCACGCTCGGTTTCGGCGCGGCGCAGTTGGGTGCGGGCTTGGCACAAATCGGCTGGATAAGCGAAAACACTTTTTCCGTACAAACCATCGTGATTTTCGCCGTCATGGGTTTGGCGGTTGCCTCCGCCGCCTCCGGCATAGGTAAAGGCGTCAAAATGTTGAGTGAGATGAACTTGACCCTTGCTTTTGTACTGATGGTCTTCGTCCTCGCTACTGGCCCGACCCTCCACCTGCTCTCCGCCTTCAACGACAACCTCGGTACTTACCTGAGCAACCTCATACAACTCAGTTTCAAAACGTACAGCTACGAACAAAACCACACCGAATGGTTCGGCGGCTGGACCATCTTATACTGGGCATGGTGGTGTTCTTGGGCGCCTTTCGTCGGACTCTTCATCGCCCGCATCTCGCGCGGACGCACCATACGCGAATTTATTTTTGGCGTTTTGGCAGTTCCTTCCTTGTTCTGCGTCATCTGGTTCACCATCTTCGGCGACACCGCCATCTGGATTAACGACCACACCGCAGCAGGCGCACTCGGCGCATTGACCGGCACGCCTGAAAAACTCCTCTTCCGCTTCCTCGAATACCTCCCCCTGCCGACCCTCACAGGGCTTGTCAGCCTCATGGTCATCGCCCTCTTCTTCATCACCTCCGCCGACTCCGGCATTTACGTTCTCAACAACATCGCATCCCGCGACAAAAGCCTGACCGCCCCGCGCTGGCAGGCAGTGATGTGGGGGCTGTTGATGTCTGCCGCCGCCATCGTCCTTTTACGCTTCGGCGGGCTGCCCACCCTGCAAACCATGACCCTCATCGTCGCCCTGCCTTTCGCCATGCTCATGCTGATCATGTGTTTCAGCCTATGGCGCGGATTAAACGCCGACCACAAATACTTCACGACCGCCGTCACCCCCTCCAGCGTCTATTGGAGCGGCGACAACTGGCAGGACAGGCTCGAGCGTATGCTGAACCAAACGCAGGAACAAGACATCCTCAAATTCCTCAAAACTACCGCCCTGCCCGCCATGCGCGAACTGGGCGAGGAGCTGTCCGACAAATACGGCCTGAGCGTCAACATCCAAACCCACTTCGACCGCGAAGAGCCTGCCGTCGAATTTACCATCCACAAAGAGTCCCTGCGCGACTTCATGTACGGCATTAAAACCATCAAGCGCGAAGTGTCCGAACAGCTTATCAAAGACGGCCACCTCCCGCATATCCGCCACAACACGACCTACGAACCCTACACTTACTTCTTCGACGGCCGCAGCGGCTACGACGTGCAATACATGAACCGCCGCGAACTCATCGCCGACATCCTCAAGCAGTACGAGCGTTACCTCAACCTCCTGACCAATGTCGGACAAGAACTCATGTCGCACCAGCAAACCGAATTGGCGGAATAA
- the hflX gene encoding GTPase HflX yields MSKRNIFPVDKSLEQPERVMLVGVMLSADYSGANEVRERTFQTTLDEAAELVAAAGGELVLRETAKRDKAHTAYFVGTGKAEELAAAVKLHDIGLAVFNHELTPTQERNLEKILQCRVLDRVGLILAIFAKRAQSQEGKLQVELAQLNHLSGRLVRGYGHLQSQKGGIGLKGPGETQLETDRRLIGQKITALKKQLAQVKKQRATRRKSRMEGRLKTFAIVGYTNAGKSSLFNRLTKADVLAKDQLFATLDTTARRLFLSHEAGVILTDTVGFVRDLPHKLVSAFSATLEETALADVLLHVVDASNPDFERQMDDVNVVLEEIGADEVPQLVVYNKIDLLPEGVRDAGVLRDNSGRAVGVNISVTKSLGLDALREAMIERALENGGKGSSENCEAE; encoded by the coding sequence TTGTCCAAACGCAACATTTTCCCCGTTGACAAATCTTTGGAGCAACCCGAACGCGTGATGCTGGTCGGGGTGATGTTGAGCGCGGATTATTCGGGCGCGAACGAAGTGCGCGAGCGGACTTTTCAGACGACCTTGGACGAGGCGGCGGAATTGGTCGCGGCGGCGGGCGGCGAGCTGGTGTTGCGGGAAACTGCCAAGCGCGACAAGGCGCATACGGCTTATTTCGTCGGTACGGGAAAGGCGGAGGAGCTGGCGGCGGCGGTGAAGCTGCACGACATCGGCTTGGCGGTGTTCAACCATGAATTGACGCCGACGCAGGAGCGCAATTTGGAAAAAATCCTGCAATGCCGCGTCCTCGACCGCGTGGGTCTGATTTTGGCGATTTTTGCCAAACGCGCCCAGTCGCAAGAGGGTAAATTGCAGGTGGAGCTGGCGCAGTTGAACCATTTGAGCGGGCGGCTGGTGCGCGGCTACGGGCATTTGCAGAGCCAGAAGGGCGGTATCGGCTTGAAAGGGCCGGGCGAGACGCAGTTGGAAACCGACCGCCGCTTAATCGGGCAGAAAATCACGGCATTGAAAAAACAGTTGGCGCAAGTGAAAAAACAACGTGCCACGCGCCGCAAATCGCGGATGGAAGGTCGTCTGAAAACCTTTGCCATCGTCGGCTATACCAACGCGGGCAAATCCAGCCTGTTCAACCGTCTGACCAAGGCGGACGTGTTGGCGAAAGATCAGCTTTTTGCCACGCTGGATACGACGGCGCGGCGTTTGTTTTTGTCACACGAGGCGGGTGTGATTCTGACGGATACGGTTGGTTTCGTCCGCGATTTGCCGCACAAGCTGGTGTCGGCGTTTTCGGCGACGCTGGAGGAAACGGCTTTGGCGGATGTGTTGCTGCACGTCGTCGATGCGTCCAATCCCGATTTCGAGCGGCAGATGGACGATGTGAATGTGGTTTTGGAAGAAATCGGCGCGGATGAAGTGCCTCAGCTTGTCGTGTACAACAAAATCGACCTGCTGCCGGAAGGCGTGCGCGATGCGGGCGTGTTGCGGGACAATTCGGGACGCGCCGTCGGCGTGAATATTTCGGTGACGAAAAGTCTGGGCTTGGACGCTTTGCGCGAGGCGATGATTGAACGGGCGTTGGAAAACGGCGGAAAGGGGTCGTCTGAAAACTGCGAAGCCGAATAA